TTTCGGGGCGAAACGGATCAATCGGAAAAGGGTCTCAAACGGCCCAGCCATGCCCGCCGATGAGCGGAACGAAACGGCATCCCCCCATCCGGGTTTTTCGGATTTCATCCCCGAGTTTTTCGATTTTCACAAGCTCCTGGGTCGTCCGGCCGCCCACGGGAATCACCATGCGCCCGCCTTCGGCCAGCTGGCGGACCAGGGGATCGGGAATGTCCGGCGCCCCGGCGGTCACGATGATGGCGTCAAAGGGGCTTTCATCCGGCCACCCTTCGGCGCCGTCCGAGTATCGCGACACGATGTTGTGACAGCCCAGCCGGTCAAAGCGCCGGCGGGACTCCGTGAAAAGGGAGTGAATCCTTTCAATGGTGTACACCCGAAAGGCCAGCTCGGCCAGAACAGCGGCCTGGTATCCCGACCCGGTCCCCACCTCCAGAACCCGGTCGTCGGGGCCCGGGGCCAGCGCCTGGGTCATTTCCGCCACGATAAAGGGCTGTGAGATGGTCTGCCGCTCGCGAATGGGAAGGGGGTGGTCCCCGTAGGCCCGGTTTTCCAGGGCCTCGCTGACAAAAAGATGCCTGGGAACCCGGCGCATGGCGTCCAGGGTCCTTTTGTCCGTAATTCCCCGGGCCTCAATCTGGGTCGCCACCATCTCTTCGCGCAGGCGTTTAAACAGTTTTTTCTCCTTGGGCATAACGAAACGACTTTATCAAACCCTCCCTGCGGCGTCAAGGAATTAGGTTTGGGCCGCTCCATGGGCGCGGCTGGATAAACCTCTTGATTTTCAATCTCAAATTGCGTAATCTGGCCCTGCCCGGGAAAAGAAGAAAACCGAAAATAAAACAAATCGCCGGACCGCCCGGCTTTTGGATTAAGGACGCCCCCTTTTATGGAACGATCCTCTCATTTTATTTTATGCAACCTGCTTCTGGCCATCATTGTGTCGGCGGGCTCCGCCGGGTACATGATCATAGAGGGCTGGGGCCTTCTGGACTCAATTTACATGACCGTCATCAGCCTGGCCACGGTGGGATACGGCGAGGTTCACGAACTGAGCCGGGCCGGCCGGGTGTACACCCTTCTGCTTATCATCTCGGGCATGGGATTTTTTATTTATGTGGCCGGGGTCGCGGTTCAGATCATGGTGGAGGGGCGAATCCGGAAAATATTGGGGAGACGAAAATTGAGCAAAAAGATCGGAAAACTCAAAGACCATTATATCATATGCGGCTACGGCAGGATCGGAAAGGTCATTTATGAGCGAATCAGCCACCGCCAGGGTCGAAAAAACCTGGACCTCGTGGTCATGGAAAGAGATGAAGACCTCATCGCCGAGCTGGAGGCGCAGGGCATTTTGTATGTCCCGGGGGACGCCTCCGAGGAGGAAAACCTCATCAAAGCCGGCATCGACAGGGCCCGGGGGCTCATCGCCTCCCTGGCCACGGACACGGACAACGTGTTTCTGACGCTCACGGCCCGTCAGCTCAATTCCAGCGTGTCCATCATCTCCCGGGCCGGGGACCACCGGGCCAAATCCAAACTTCTGGCGGCGGGCGCCGACTTTGTGGATTCGCCCTACGAAACCGGCGGATTCCGAATGGCCCAAAGGGCGCTCAACCCCAACCTGACCAATTTTTTAGACCTGGTGTTTGAATGGACGCGCCACGACATCCAGATGGAGGAGATGGTCGCCACGGAATCCTCCAAAATCACCGGTCTCAAACTCAAGGAATCGGGGATTCGGGTGAATTTCAACGTCATCGTCATCGCCATGCAGCGCGAAGACGGGACCATGATCTTCAACCCTTCCTCGGAAAACCGCATCATGCCCGGCGACACGGTGATCGTAATGGGCAAAACCAACGATCTGGAAAAAATGGCCGAAATCCTGAACCCGGGCGGAGAAAAGACAGGGGGAACCCCATGAGGCCCCGGCTCCAAACCCTCGCCGCGGCCTGGGCGGCCCTGGCTCTCCTGGCCTCATGCGCCGCCGATCTGGAAACGCGCCGAATCCGGGCCGACGCCATACGCAAGGTGGGCGAGGCGCACATGGCGTCCCGGGATTACACGTCGGCGCTGGGGGAGTTTTTAAAAGCCAAAGACCTTTTCCCCGAAGACCCCGCCCTTTTGAACAACCTGGGCCTTGCGTACATGGCCAAAAACCGCCTGGAGGCGGCCGAGGCGAGCTTTAAAAACGCCCTGGCCCTCAAACCGGACTACGCCGAGGCGTGGAACAACCTGGGCTCGGCCTACCTGGCCATGAAAAAATGGGACGCCGCCATCGCCGCCATCGGGCGCGTCACAGACAACCTGCTTTACGCCACCCCCCATTATTCCCTGGCCAATCTCGGCTGGGCGCACTACAACAAAAAGAATTACGCCCAGGCCGTCATGCACTACCAAAAGGCCCTGAAGCTGGCGCCTGGATTTGAAATGGCCCTGCGGGATCTGGGCAGGACCTATATGGCCATGGGAAAAATCCCCCAGGCTGCGGCCGCCCTTTCAAAGGGCGTCCGGGCCGCCCCCCGAAACGCCGAAATGGCATTCTACCTGGCAAAAGCCCTGGCCGCCTCCGGGGACGATGAGGGCGCGGCCCGGCAGTTCGACCGGGCGCTTCGCCTCTGGCCGGGATGCCCCTGCGCCCCGGAGGCCCAGAGGGAGATTTCGAGAATCGGAAAAAAGATTCGGTGATATTTTCTGTGACGGTTCTCAGAAGGAAAATGCAAGGAAAATGTCATGCAGGACCGGGGGGGGGTATGACGAGCGTCTGATAATGATTCCCTACGAGGTATACGGAGATACGATAAGAGCAGCCGCAGTCCATGCCGTGACACGACAGCAGATTAATTTCCGAATAAAAACAAGGCGGCTTTCAAATGAATAACAAATCAGAGATGAAATATTTCAAAGATGATGACATTCTGCACTTTGTCGTTTCCGATGAAAAGGAGGCGGGGAGTATCGAAATAACTCCGAACATCACTGCAGAGATAAACGGGGACGGCGAACTGATCGGAATAGAAATTCTGAATGCCAGCTCCTTTGTCCGGGATTATATAATGGAAATGGCTCAGGCAAAGATACTTGGCTTGGCAGAGAGGCAGTTTGCAAAAGGTGTGACTGCTTAGAAAATTTATAAAAAATATAGCCCTTTCCCGCCACAGGGCCAGGCTCATTGATGTTCTGGGCCAGGATGTTTTCGGTGGCGCTTTCTGCCTGTCCCCTATTTTCCCATCTGGCCTAAGGCGCTCCCTTTGTCTTTGTTTAGATCAATTTCAAAAATTCGCGCCTCGTCAATTCACAATTCCGAAGAATTTTTGAAAAAAGTCCGGGACCGATCGTTTCGCCGGAATGAACAGGGACGACAGAGCAACGTCCCTCGGGGTGTTAAAAAAAATGATGGCTGCCTTTGACACGGATGACCTCAAAACCGATTTTTTTAAGGATTTTGATCACGTCCTTGCCTTTCAAGGAAGGGAATTGGGTCATGCTGTCACCGCGATTCTTTGAACCCCCACAAATTCTGTGTCAATTGGAGCGCCGTGGACTTCAAGGCACAATTCAATGGCTTCCCTGACGCGCTCCATCAATACGTCCAGGGATTTGGCCTGGGTATGGCATCCCTTTAACTCCGGGACTGTGGCGATATAAAAATTTTCCGTGTCTTTTTCTATAATGACGTTAAATGTTTTCATGTCATTTCTCCCTTAATTTAAAAAAACAGACTCGTAAAAAAGTAGGTGAGACGGCATCGTAAAAAATATCATAGTACACAAAATAACAAGGGAGGAATATTTTTTCCGCGTCCTTCAAAAATCCTTAGCGCAATGGACGCAATGGATGTCGGACCGTCAGAACAGCCCGATTTTATTTTAAACCGATTGAATTTTGCCCCTCGAAATGGTCTTAAACGCCCCATTTGGGGCATAAAATGAACGGTTTAAGAATGCGCGCGCCATTTCTATAATCTCACAGCGTATTCTTACACATGCGATTTTGATCCTCAAATACGGCGCTTAGGAAGAATTTAGGCTCATATTTTTAGCCTTTTCCCTGTTATTAGAAATCATTGCGACGGCCCGCGCCCTATCGATCCCCCCTTCCTGAACTATACAGATTCAGACAATCGTTTCAGAGAATAAATTCCATCAAGCCCTTGGATAGATTTGGGCTTCTTTTCGCGTTTGGACTCAAAACGATCTTTAAACCTCTGGTAATGCGTCATGACAAACGCTTTGGAGCCGATGATTCCAGAATCGGTGAAATAGCGGGTTCTGTATGCGAATCTTCGGGTCCGGGTCAGGTTAAATCCGGCGTTTCTTTCCTTTTCCACAACACCCGGATCAATGCTTCCCGCAAAGTCCTTTCCCGAGGGTCTCAACGCCCCGGCTTCATACACATATCGCCGGTATCGCCTTATTCTTTCGGCTTCGCTCATGACGTTGAATTCCACCAGGCCGAAGTCAGTGGACAAAAAAGCGCCCTCATTTCCGGATTGAATGTGATATCCCAGGGAACTCCAGCGATACGCCTCCGGACGATCCACGATTCCGGCCCGGACAGGGTTTAAGTCAATATAGGCCAGACAGTTGATTAAAGTGTTTCCATTCTCCACGATCACGCTTTTGAAACGCTCGGCCCACAGCGTTCCTTTTCGGTGATGGAGTCTGTTATAAAACCGTGAGAAGGTCTGCTTGATTTCTTTCATGAATTCCGACAGATTGGACCATTTCTCCCGGAAACGCTCAATGTCGGCTTCCCCGAATTCCCGTTCTCTTCCGTAGAGGTTCACAAACCGCTCCCGGATTTGTTCGTCCGTGAAATCATGATCCGGGCGCATTTTCACCAGCAGGTGGAAATGGTTGTCCATGACGCAAAAGCCCATGATGTCGGAAAAATAGATGTAACTGAATTTTTTGATGATTTTGACAAGGGCCTCTTTTTCCACGTCCTGAAAGGGGAAACCGTCCAAGGCGGTTCGGGAAATGACATGGTAAACGGTTTTTTCGCCCTTGTTGAGCATTCTGGCTGTTCTTGGCATGGGTTTTGTCCTGTTTTTGATGTTTGGAAATGATGGTGGATAAAATACTATTGCTCTTTATAGTTGTCAAGCATTATTGACCTGTCCCCTTTTATTACTTTTATTATTCTAAACCTTCACCATAAGACTCTTCCATTCTCTATCCCTTACCGGTTTTAATCGGCGCTTTCTGCCTGTCCCCTATTTCCTTCTCACGGCCCGCCAGCTCAATTCCAGCGTGTCCATCATTTCCCGGGCCGGGGACCACCGGGCCAAGTCCAAACTTCTGGCGGCGGGCGCCGACTTTGTGGATTCGCCCTACGAAACCGGCGGGCGCCGAATGGCCCAAAGGGCGCTCAACCCCAACCTGACCAACTTTTTAGACCTGGTGTTTGAATGGAAGCGCCACGACATCGAGATGGAGGAGATCACCGCCACGGAATCCTCCAAAATCACCGGCCTCAAACTCAAGGAATCGGGGGTTCGGGTGAATTTCAACGTCATCGTCATCGCCATGCAGCGCGAAGACGGGACCATGATTTTTAACCCATCCTCGGAAAACCGCATCATGCCCGGCGACACGGTGATCGTGATGGGCAAGACCAAAGATCTGGAGAAAATGGCCGAAGTTCTCAACCCGGAGGGCGAAAAGACGGGGGGGCGCCCATGAGGCCCCGGGTCCGAATCCTCGTCGCGGCCTGGGCGGCCCTGGCTCTCCTGGCCTCATGCGCCGCCGATCTGGAAACGCGCCGAATCCGGGCCGACGCCATACGCAAGGTGGGCGAGGCGCACATGGCGTCCCGGGATTACACGTCGGCGCTGGGGGAATTTTTAAAGGCCAAAGACCTTTTCCCCGAAGACCCCGCCCTTTTGAACAACCTGGGCCTTGCGTACATGGCCAAAAACCGCCTGGAGGCGGCCGAGGCGAGCTTTAAAAACGCCCTGGCCCTCAAACCGAACTACGCCGAGGCGTGGAACAACCTGGGCTCGGCCTACCTGGCCATGAAAAAATGGGACGCCGCCATCGCCGCCATCGGGCGCGTCACCGACAACCTGCTTTACGCCACCCCCCATTATTCCCTGGCCAATCTCGGCTGGGCGCACTACAACAAAAAGAATTACGCCCAGGCCGTCATTCACTACCAAAAGGCCCTGAAGCTGGCGCCTGGATTCGAAATGGCCCTGCGGGATCTGGGCCGGACCTATATGGCCATGGGAAAAATCCCCCAGGCCGCGGCCACGCTTTCAAAGGGCGTCCGGGTCGCCCCCCGAAACGCCGAAATGGCATTCTACCTGGCAAAAGCCCTGGCCGCCTCAGGGGACGATGAGGGCGCGGCCCGGCAGTTCGACCGGGCGCTTCGCCTCTGGCCGGGATGCCCCTGCGCCCCGGAGGCCCAAAGGGAAATTTCGAGAATCGAAAAAAAGATTCGGTGATATTTTCTGTGACGGTTCTCAGGGGGAAAATGTCATGCAGGACCGGGGGGTATGACGAGCGTCTGATAATGATTCCCTACGAGGTATGCGGAGATAGGATAAGAGCAGTCACAGTCCATGCCGTGACACGACAGCAGATTAATTTCCGAATAAAAACAAGGCGGCTTTCAAATGAATAACTTACCCGCTCCACACTAATTTTTCAAAGGGTAAGCGCCTCACTTACATTGGCGCAGAAGGTTCCCTACAGAATCTCAGAGGCATAACGGTTGCACTCACGGGCGGCGGTACGCCGTACCGTGCAGCGCTTTGTTCGGACTATTCTTTTCTAAACTCCTTTGGCTGAATCCTGTCGCAATTCAAGAAGACGGTTGACATCCTCTTGCGACAGGGATTTCAGCGTATTGCCACCGCGAGTGATCACCTCACAGGCAAGCTCGAAGAATTCAGCATTCTGGATGGCATGGGCATAGTCGGTCCCGACTGTCACCATCCCGTGATTGCTCATGATAACCATATCGTGGTCACGCATGGCCATTATCACAGCATCAGCGAGTTCCTTCGAGCCTGGGAGGAGATAGGGAACTCTCGCCACGTGTCCGATATAGAATGGGATCTCTGGGATCACGAAATAGTCGGTGTCGTCCGCCTCGCAACAGGCTAAAGCCGTCGCGCAGGGCGTCTGAAAATGCATTACGACGTTTATATCAGGGCGCGCCCTCAGGGTGCCCGCATGAAATCCGATCTCTAATGTCGGCTTAGGCCCGTCGAGAATAGCGCCGTCAGCAATGCGGCACACGGAGACCTCGTCTTCGGACAGGTTTTCCGCCCAGCTTCTTGATGAGGTGGCCAGCAATCGGGCATCGTCCAAACGTCGTGAAAGATTGCCGCTGCCGCAGCGCATCAGGCCGCGACCGGCAGCCTTATGGCACGCCTGGAGAAACTCATCCCGGATCGAATCTGGCACATTATTCATTATGTCTCTTTTGGTCCGAATGTTTTGCTCACTTGCCGGCCCCCGAAGCAAATTCCACGAAGTGGCCAACGAACCTCTTCTGGTCAAGTGAAGCTTATGGTTAACCGATTA
This genomic interval from Candidatus Desulfarcum epimagneticum contains the following:
- a CDS encoding DNA polymerase III subunit alpha, with amino-acid sequence MNNKSEMKYFKDDDILHFVVSDEKEAGSIEITPNITAEINGDGELIGIEILNASSFVRDYIMEMAQAKILGLAERQFAKGVTA
- a CDS encoding conserved exported hypothetical protein (Evidence 4 : Unknown function but conserved in other organisms); translation: MRPRLQTLAAAWAALALLASCAADLETRRIRADAIRKVGEAHMASRDYTSALGEFLKAKDLFPEDPALLNNLGLAYMAKNRLEAAEASFKNALALKPDYAEAWNNLGSAYLAMKKWDAAIAAIGRVTDNLLYATPHYSLANLGWAHYNKKNYAQAVMHYQKALKLAPGFEMALRDLGRTYMAMGKIPQAAAALSKGVRAAPRNAEMAFYLAKALAASGDDEGAARQFDRALRLWPGCPCAPEAQREISRIGKKIR
- a CDS encoding hypothetical protein (Evidence 5 : Unknown function), whose amino-acid sequence is MPLRPGGPKGNFENRKKDSVIFSVTVLRGKMSCRTGGYDERLIMIPYEVCGDRIRAVTVHAVTRQQINFRIKTRRLSNE
- a CDS encoding hypothetical protein (Evidence 5 : Unknown function), with translation MRQGFQRIATASDHLTGKLEEFSILDGMGIVGPDCHHPVIAHDNHIVVTHGHYHSISEFLRAWEEIGNSRHVSDIEWDLWDHEIVGVVRLATG
- a CDS encoding TrkA-N domain protein (fragment); the protein is MSIISRAGDHRAKSKLLAAGADFVDSPYETGGRRMAQRALNPNLTNFLDLVFEWKRHDIEMEEITATESSKITGLKLKESGVRVNFNVIVIAMQREDGTMIFNPSSENRIMPGDTVIVMGKTKDLEKMAEVLNPEGEKTGGRP
- a CDS encoding Potassium channel protein → MERSSHFILCNLLLAIIVSAGSAGYMIIEGWGLLDSIYMTVISLATVGYGEVHELSRAGRVYTLLLIISGMGFFIYVAGVAVQIMVEGRIRKILGRRKLSKKIGKLKDHYIICGYGRIGKVIYERISHRQGRKNLDLVVMERDEDLIAELEAQGILYVPGDASEEENLIKAGIDRARGLIASLATDTDNVFLTLTARQLNSSVSIISRAGDHRAKSKLLAAGADFVDSPYETGGFRMAQRALNPNLTNFLDLVFEWTRHDIQMEEMVATESSKITGLKLKESGIRVNFNVIVIAMQREDGTMIFNPSSENRIMPGDTVIVMGKTNDLEKMAEILNPGGEKTGGTP
- a CDS encoding conserved exported hypothetical protein (Evidence 4 : Unknown function but conserved in other organisms), producing MRPRVRILVAAWAALALLASCAADLETRRIRADAIRKVGEAHMASRDYTSALGEFLKAKDLFPEDPALLNNLGLAYMAKNRLEAAEASFKNALALKPNYAEAWNNLGSAYLAMKKWDAAIAAIGRVTDNLLYATPHYSLANLGWAHYNKKNYAQAVIHYQKALKLAPGFEMALRDLGRTYMAMGKIPQAAATLSKGVRVAPRNAEMAFYLAKALAASGDDEGAARQFDRALRLWPGCPCAPEAQREISRIEKKIR
- a CDS encoding conserved hypothetical protein (Evidence 4 : Unknown function but conserved in other organisms), with the protein product MKTFNVIIEKDTENFYIATVPELKGCHTQAKSLDVLMERVREAIELCLEVHGAPIDTEFVGVQRIAVTA
- the pcm gene encoding Protein-L-isoaspartate O-methyltransferase: MPKEKKLFKRLREEMVATQIEARGITDKRTLDAMRRVPRHLFVSEALENRAYGDHPLPIRERQTISQPFIVAEMTQALAPGPDDRVLEVGTGSGYQAAVLAELAFRVYTIERIHSLFTESRRRFDRLGCHNIVSRYSDGAEGWPDESPFDAIIVTAGAPDIPDPLVRQLAEGGRMVIPVGGRTTQELVKIEKLGDEIRKTRMGGCRFVPLIGGHGWAV
- a CDS encoding conserved hypothetical protein (Evidence 4 : Unknown function but conserved in other organisms); this encodes MPRTARMLNKGEKTVYHVISRTALDGFPFQDVEKEALVKIIKKFSYIYFSDIMGFCVMDNHFHLLVKMRPDHDFTDEQIRERFVNLYGREREFGEADIERFREKWSNLSEFMKEIKQTFSRFYNRLHHRKGTLWAERFKSVIVENGNTLINCLAYIDLNPVRAGIVDRPEAYRWSSLGYHIQSGNEGAFLSTDFGLVEFNVMSEAERIRRYRRYVYEAGALRPSGKDFAGSIDPGVVEKERNAGFNLTRTRRFAYRTRYFTDSGIIGSKAFVMTHYQRFKDRFESKREKKPKSIQGLDGIYSLKRLSESV